A region from the Sandaracinus amylolyticus genome encodes:
- the gspC gene encoding type II secretion system protein GspC yields MLLAVVLSTLTTTSFLIAQGSTQLVASAVLDSPPSEDDSPRARGPRRAVTTSARDLTAMGRAILERNIFDSQTGSISWDPPPPPPPETAEEEEIAPVVDGDPNTAPPCEGSIRLVASYYRPNEPDQSFAAITNATGTSLLYAVGMRVDEREVVAIGRSRVVLRPSGQPLCSLSMFAEQPVAAAPRAQPAEPVVVATPEAATPGTPGIETSELDSNIQQISETSYAINRTLVDRLLANQAELMRTARVIPHEVDGRVVGVKIYGIRRSSLLGRLGVQNGDMLRTINGFDLTEPDSVLEAYTRLRSADRLTLSIERRGQPVTMDYQIR; encoded by the coding sequence TTGCTCCTGGCCGTCGTCCTCTCGACGCTGACGACGACGTCGTTCCTGATCGCGCAGGGATCGACGCAGCTCGTCGCGTCCGCGGTGCTCGACTCGCCGCCGAGCGAAGACGACTCGCCGCGCGCCCGCGGCCCGCGCCGCGCGGTGACCACGTCGGCGCGCGATCTGACCGCGATGGGCCGCGCGATCCTCGAGCGCAACATCTTCGACTCGCAGACCGGCTCGATCAGCTGGGACCCGCCGCCTCCGCCGCCGCCCGAGACCGCCGAGGAAGAAGAGATCGCGCCGGTCGTCGACGGCGACCCGAACACCGCGCCGCCGTGCGAAGGATCGATCCGCCTCGTCGCGAGCTACTACCGCCCGAACGAGCCCGATCAGTCGTTCGCCGCGATCACGAACGCGACCGGCACGTCGCTGCTCTACGCCGTGGGAATGCGCGTGGACGAGCGAGAGGTCGTGGCGATCGGACGCTCGCGCGTGGTGCTGCGCCCGAGCGGACAGCCGCTGTGCTCGCTCTCGATGTTCGCGGAGCAACCGGTCGCGGCCGCGCCGCGCGCGCAGCCCGCGGAGCCCGTCGTCGTCGCGACGCCCGAGGCCGCGACGCCGGGCACGCCCGGGATCGAGACCTCCGAGCTCGACTCGAACATCCAGCAGATCAGCGAGACGAGCTACGCGATCAACCGCACGCTCGTCGATCGCCTGCTCGCCAACCAGGCCGAGCTGATGCGCACCGCGCGCGTCATCCCGCACGAGGTCGACGGCCGCGTCGTCGGCGTGAAGATCTACGGCATCCGCCGCAGCTCGCTGCTGGGCCGCCTCGGCGTCCAGAACGGCGACATGCTGCGCACGATCAACGGCTTCGATCTCACGGAGCCCGACAGCGTGCTCGAGGCGTACACGCGCCTGCGCAGCGCCGATCGGCTGACGCTCAGCATCGAGCGTCGAGGTCAGCCGGTCACGATGGACTACCAGATCCGCTGA
- the gspD gene encoding type II secretion system secretin GspD, giving the protein MRIRLALPILLTSASIMISGLGLAIGGQTAGAQERPPVTSPRPRVTPPEAPPAEGGGTGGASKIQPFETGLEESEVRPTPPGARVSFNLEDADLPDLVRLIARITGKRFILPSKGRSIKATIYSPTDVTAAEAYQAFLSILTLNGLMLEPAGRYLKIVESSATPQKVLQVYQDGQTTPADDRYVTRMVRVENVSAEDVATLLSRFKTEAGDITAYAPTNTLIITDTGANIRRMLGILTEIDIPRTGEQIWIEPVHYAPAAEMAETLQQIFPTEGEGSGGGATKRAAAPTPRAGRAPVTREGAAEGGGEGAATVGSRTGESRVTSIIPEERSNQLIIVATERAYLRILEVLRVLDQPVEGEGGVHIYRLQYADSEVMAEVLSGLIEGGGGGGGGAGEGKAPRRAAAEGGGGAGAVAGLSGAEISITAHKDTNSLLITATAQDYASLRRVIDRLDVVPRQVFIEAVVMELSISRTTKLGLSYHGGLPEPELEVGGVEGQGLSVLGFGAASSIGFPASALAGDTLTGLALGVRGPSFTVPGVGISVPSFGVVLNALATSSDVDVLATPHLIAMDNTEAEINVGANVPLQTSGIPFGGAGGLGALGGLTGAGATGQAAGGLGALAGLAGGLGGGLGGGLARQSVGTIIRVTPHINDAGEIRMEIEEEISEAGEALPGNLGAIPIQQRIAKTQVLVRDQQTVVIGGLMRDRISTTETKIPILGDIPIIGALFRQTSRQTQKTNLLLFLTPYVIRTPDDLRAIFERKMRERQEFIDRYFVFGDHDYDPPLDYSRTRGLLGEIFMELDALDEERALAEELRSRPPPEHRPRAPLGAAEFDSGTSGGVVIIGPEGESAPAEVQVTPPEPSPSTDTVEVTPPQQ; this is encoded by the coding sequence GTGAGGATTCGTCTCGCACTGCCCATCCTCCTGACCTCGGCCTCGATCATGATCAGCGGGCTGGGCCTCGCGATCGGCGGTCAGACCGCCGGCGCGCAGGAGCGCCCACCGGTGACGAGCCCGCGTCCGCGCGTGACGCCGCCCGAGGCACCGCCCGCCGAGGGCGGAGGCACGGGAGGCGCCTCGAAGATCCAGCCCTTCGAGACGGGGCTCGAGGAGAGCGAGGTGCGCCCGACGCCGCCCGGCGCGCGCGTGTCGTTCAACCTCGAGGACGCGGATCTGCCGGACCTCGTGCGCCTGATCGCGCGCATCACCGGCAAGCGCTTCATCCTCCCGAGCAAGGGCCGCAGCATCAAGGCGACGATCTACTCGCCGACCGACGTCACCGCGGCCGAGGCGTACCAGGCGTTCCTCTCGATCCTCACGCTCAACGGCCTGATGCTCGAGCCCGCGGGCCGGTACCTGAAGATCGTCGAGTCGAGCGCGACCCCGCAGAAGGTCCTGCAGGTGTACCAGGACGGGCAGACCACGCCGGCCGACGATCGCTACGTCACGCGCATGGTGCGCGTGGAGAACGTGAGCGCCGAGGACGTCGCGACGCTGCTCTCGCGGTTCAAGACGGAAGCGGGCGACATCACCGCGTACGCGCCGACGAACACGCTGATCATCACGGACACCGGCGCGAACATCCGGCGGATGCTCGGGATCCTCACCGAGATCGACATCCCGCGGACGGGCGAGCAGATCTGGATCGAGCCCGTGCACTACGCGCCCGCCGCGGAGATGGCGGAGACGCTGCAGCAGATCTTCCCGACCGAGGGCGAAGGCAGCGGTGGAGGCGCGACGAAACGAGCTGCCGCACCGACGCCGCGCGCGGGCCGCGCACCGGTGACGCGCGAAGGCGCGGCCGAGGGCGGCGGCGAGGGCGCAGCGACGGTGGGATCGCGGACGGGCGAGTCGCGCGTCACGTCGATCATCCCGGAGGAGCGCAGCAACCAGCTGATCATCGTCGCGACCGAGCGCGCCTATCTGCGCATCCTCGAGGTCCTGCGCGTGCTCGATCAGCCCGTCGAGGGCGAGGGCGGCGTGCACATCTATCGCCTGCAGTACGCCGACTCCGAGGTGATGGCCGAGGTGCTCTCGGGCCTCATCGAGGGCGGTGGTGGTGGTGGCGGCGGCGCGGGCGAGGGCAAGGCGCCGCGCCGCGCGGCCGCGGAAGGCGGCGGCGGTGCGGGCGCGGTCGCGGGCCTCTCGGGCGCCGAGATCTCGATCACCGCGCACAAGGACACGAACTCGCTGCTGATCACCGCGACCGCGCAGGACTACGCGTCGCTGCGGCGGGTGATCGATCGCCTCGACGTGGTGCCGCGACAGGTCTTCATCGAGGCCGTCGTGATGGAGCTGTCGATCTCGCGCACGACGAAGCTCGGCCTCAGCTACCACGGCGGTCTGCCGGAGCCCGAGCTCGAGGTCGGCGGCGTGGAAGGCCAGGGCCTCTCCGTGCTCGGCTTCGGCGCGGCGAGCTCGATCGGGTTCCCGGCCAGCGCGCTCGCCGGTGACACGCTCACGGGTCTCGCGCTCGGTGTGCGCGGTCCTTCGTTCACCGTGCCCGGCGTCGGAATCTCGGTGCCGAGCTTCGGTGTCGTGCTCAACGCGCTCGCGACGTCGAGCGACGTCGACGTGCTCGCGACGCCGCACCTCATCGCGATGGACAACACCGAGGCCGAGATCAACGTCGGCGCGAACGTGCCGCTGCAGACGTCGGGCATCCCGTTCGGCGGCGCAGGCGGGCTCGGCGCGCTCGGTGGGCTCACCGGCGCGGGCGCGACGGGCCAGGCCGCGGGCGGTCTCGGCGCGCTCGCGGGCCTCGCGGGCGGTCTCGGCGGAGGCCTCGGCGGAGGTCTCGCGCGCCAGTCGGTCGGTACGATCATCCGCGTCACGCCGCACATCAACGACGCGGGCGAGATCCGCATGGAGATCGAGGAAGAGATCTCCGAAGCGGGCGAGGCGCTGCCCGGCAACCTCGGCGCGATCCCGATCCAGCAGCGCATCGCGAAGACGCAGGTGCTGGTGCGCGATCAGCAGACCGTCGTGATCGGCGGCCTCATGCGCGACCGCATCAGCACGACCGAGACGAAGATCCCGATCCTCGGCGACATCCCGATCATCGGCGCGCTCTTCCGCCAGACGTCGCGGCAGACGCAGAAGACGAACCTGCTGCTCTTCCTGACGCCGTACGTGATCCGCACGCCCGACGATCTGCGCGCGATCTTCGAGCGAAAGATGCGCGAGCGTCAGGAGTTCATCGATCGCTACTTCGTGTTCGGCGATCACGACTACGACCCGCCGCTCGACTACTCGCGAACGCGAGGCCTGCTCGGCGAGATCTTCATGGAGCTCGACGCGCTCGACGAAGAGCGAGCGCTCGCCGAGGAGCTGCGGAGCCGGCCGCCGCCGGAGCACCGCCCGCGCGCCCCGCTCGGTGCGGCCGAATTCGACAGCGGCACCAGCGGCGGCGTCGTGATCATCGGTCCGGAAGGGGAGTCGGCCCCCGCAGAGGTCCAGGTCACGCCGCCCGAGCCGAGCCCTTCGACCGATACCGTCGAGGTCACTCCGCCCCAGCAGTGA